The sequence TTGTATACTTGTTTTGGGACATAAATTTTCTTCCTTTCGATATTGTGAAATTTGTCCAAGTTTCGTGGGGCTGACCATAATTAGTCATCCCTTTACCGTGTCTATATTATATCACGGCTATTTATGCATACCTATTCCCATGCTCTGTTATTGTGAGATAGTTTGGGTATGCTTCACTGCTTTGCTGTTGATATCATATGTGTAGAAGCGGTATTCTTGACCACTTGCACCACCATCTGCTAAAATCGTACCAAGCATTTTCACTTGCTTTCCTTCTATTCGTATTTGATATATGTCTGCATAATCTGCATAATCATTATTTTCACGATTATTTATCTCGGTAGTTTCTAGTCGATTCCATTCCTTATCCCACGTTACAATCTTATAAATCATATCTTCAATTACAACTGCATAATAATTATTATTATAAAACTCAATATTACTTACAACTGCAGTTTTATCTTGAAAACTAACACCAATAGGATCTATAGAATCAGCAACTTTGTAAATATCCTTAAATAATCTCACATAAACATCCTTATCATCTTTGAAAAGTGTTATAATTGGCGCTGGAAATCCGCGTCCAGGAATATCACCTACTTTACCAATTTCATCAATCTTTTTAGCAGAAATTGAATATCGATAAAGAACTAGCGGTGTATATGCATCCACCGTGTTACGGTGTTGCATTACAAGCATATAATAATAGTCTCCTTGCTTAATGGTTGCATTCAAACTACCACCAGCAATTAATATATATGGCGAATTATTATAGTCCTTCAATTCAATACTAAAACTTTCAGCATCCTTGTCAATTACTAACAAATTTCCAATCACATCAGCATCAATTCGTTGAGTAAAATTTCCTAACCCAAGCTCTAATCTGTTATTGAGTTCATCACGGTCAAACTTATATACATAACCATTAGATTCACTATTAATATAATCGCCATTTTTAACATTATCAATTTCATCATAAGTTGTCTCATGAATACCGAGCAACGAACTAATATTGTTATCGTAATCCCAGTTAGTAATAAAAAAATCATTATCTACATAACTGCTGCCGGCCACGCGCTCAAACAAAATTGAAGCGTCATCCAACTCAGATCCGGTATTATTAGCGGTCGTTTCACTCACCGGCTCTTGCGGCTGTGAACATCCAGTCAGCACCAGCACCGCAACAATTGCACCCAAAAACAATCGTTTCATATTCTTTCCTCTTTTCACAAATTCTTCTTAACTTAATAGTACCCCATATTCATTGCGATTTCCACAAAAAAATCAACTAAAAAAGCTACCGGCTTAAGCCGGTAGCTTTTTCTAAATTTTATCCTCAAAAAATAACAGTGCCCGGTCCAAAGTTCCGGTTGCATACGCAAGAAACATGCCATAATTAATCATTGGCGTTTCATACTCACGCGCAGTTTCAACCCGGCTTTGAATGGTTTGGCGATTGGTCATACAACCACCGCAATGAATCAGCAGATCGTAGTCATCCATCCGTTCAACAAAATCATTGCCCATATAAAAATCAATGCTTATATTCTCACCAAACTTTTTCTTCAAAAAGTTTGGGATTTTAAAGCGGCCGATATCTTCGTGAGTAAAGTTATGTGAACAAGACTCAATGATGGCAACCCGCGGATTTGTTAAAGTATCCAAATCTTGCAGACTATTGACGAAATATTGTAAATCACCCTTTTGTCGCGCAAACAAAATTGAAAATGAAGTCAGGAAAATATCGTCAGGCACAATTGTTGCAACTTCTTTGAAAGCTTGCGAATCAGTAATTACAATATCTGGTTGCATCACTTCAATCGCCTTTGCCAGCTCGTCTACCTGCACCACTGTCGTCAGATGCCCATAATCAAGGCAATCACGCAACACTTGTACTTGCGGCAAAATCAAGCGACCTTTAGGCGCCTCGCTGTCAATCGGCGTCACCAAAATAATTATGCTGCCCGGTGGCAACAAATCACCAATCAAATGTTCTTCTTGAATATCCTGCAAACACTGAATTAAAGCGTCACGAACCATATCAGTACCAAAATTTTGTTCTGCACTAATTAGTAAAGCATCGGGAAACTTTTGGTTGAGTGCTGAGCGCTCCTCAGCACTCAACTTGTCAATTTTGTTAAAAATAAGTATCGTCTGAGCATCACTTACCGGGCTCGTAGCCGTTACTTCAGCAATCTCTGCTTCGTTAAAATTGCTGGCATCAAAAACTAAGCATACCGCATTGGCACGCTTCAGCATTTGTTTAGTTTTCTTCACTCGGGCTGCGCCAAGCTCGCTTTTGTCATTCAGCCCGGCAGTATCTATAAAAGCTACCGGCCCTAAACCGATGATTTCGACTGCTTTGACAATCGGATCAGTTGTCGTTCCGGCAACCTCAGAAACGATTGCCAGGTCTTGGCCTGACAATGCATTCATCAGTGATGATTTGCCAGCGTTCATCGGTCCAATCAGGGCGATGTGCAGGCGATTTGATAGTGGTGTTTTTTGCATATTGTTGCTTCCTTCTTATACGTATAGGTCGCGTTCACCATTTTTAAGACGCTCAATACGTGATAAAGTCATTTCCCGTACTTTCGGGTTATCGATTGTTTTTGCGTGTTCATCAATAAATTTATAGCCTTTTGCTTTAAGTTCATCATCACCGTAGTCCTGAATATACTCAAGCAATGTCATCAGTGCATTTGGTTCGCAAACATAACCGATTTTTCCGGATTTTGCTAATTGCATAAAGCGATCACCAGTCCGGCCCGAACGGTAGCAGGCAGTACAGTAACTTGGAATATAGCCACTATCTACCAAACTCTTAATGATTTCTATTGGTGAGCGTTCATCATCAACCGAGAATTGACTGATATCTTCACCGTTTTCACGCTCCTCATAGCCACCAACACCGGTTACACTTCCAGCAGAAAGCTGAGAAATACCGCAACGTAATAACTCGTCACGAATTTCTGGTGTCTCGCGAGTTGATAAAATAATACCAACATATGGCAATGCCAAGCGCAGAACAGTCACAATACGTTTAAATTGTTCATCAGTAACGATGTGCGGGTATTGTGCAAGATCCATACCTAGTGCTTTTTTCAAGCGCGGTACCGAAACTGTATGGAACCCAACACCATATACTTCTTCAAGATGAGCATTATGCTGTAACAAAGCTAACACCTCTGAACGATAATCAGCAAGACCAAATAGAACTCCGCCGCCAACATCTTCTATACCAGCTTCCATAGCGCGGTCAAAAGCAGTTAAATGATATAAATAATTGCGTTTTGGTCCGCCTTGATGATGTTCAAGGTAAGCAGTATCATCATAAGTTTCTTGGAATAAAATATATGTTCCGATTCCTTTAGATTCAAGTTTTTTATAATTTTCTACTGTCGTCGCTGCAATATTAACATTGATTCGGCGAATACTGCCATTACCTTTTTGTACTGAATAAATAGCTTCCATCGCATCAGTAATATAATCAATATCACAATTAACCGGGTCTTCCCCAGCTTCAAGTGCCAGACGTTTATGTCCCATAGACTCTAAAATTTCTACTTCACGTTTAATCTCATCCATTGATAAACGACGACGATTAAACTGGTTTTTATGGCTATAGCCGCAATAAGAACAATTATTAACACAATAATCGCTTACATATAACGGTGCAAACATAACAACCCGCCGTCCGTAAATTCGATCTTTAATTTCCCCCGCAATACGATTCATCTCCGCAATATGTCCGGCATCTTCAACTAACAACAACTGTGCAACTTCCGTTTGCGAAAGCGGCTCACTTTTTTCTGCCTTCGCTAATATTGCTGCTAACGTTGCATCATCAGCTTTTTGCGCTGCCAATGCCTCACTAATAATGTCATGATCGATAAATGATTTCAAAATAAGCACCTTCATTCTACTACTTGAATTAACTAAGCTGTAATTAATCCATAATAGTACTATTATAACGCAAACCTCGACATATCTCAATATTGCGCAATTGTAAATAAACACCTGAAAAAGCCCGATGTTACAAGCTTTCTCGTCATTGGTAAAAATTTATTTGTTACAAATTTATTTATTTAAAAAGGAAAAAAGGCTTGGCCGAATGCGGCCAAGCCTTTTCATTATTTTCTTCGACGACGTTTAACGCCAACTATGATACCACCAATAATAACCAATCCAGCGCCAATTCCGGTAACTTCAATTAAGTTTTGCCCGGTGCTTGGTAAGCCTGAGTTATTATCAGTACTGTTATTGTCTGTTGTATCAACCGGTGGTTCCGGATTAGCGTAGACAATATATTCACCATCTGTACTCGCACTATTTCCAGATAGTATATCAGTTGCGGTAAAGGTAATTGTATAGGTTCCAACTCTTGTGTAATCAATATTGCTGCGATCGATGCTTACTACTACATTGACCGGTAATGCCCGTGCATTCCGTTGGTTTGGATAAACCAGTTCAACATTCACTCCATAAGCATCAATTAATTCTTGGTCAGTTGGAATTACATTTACCAGATATTGTACTGCAGTTGTATCTAAGGTAATGAATACATCAGCTGCCTGTACTGTCACTTCAACCGTAATCTGCGTGCCTTTGCTGGTCGCAAAAGTAACACTATGCGTTCCGGCTCCGGTTGGTTTCGGACTCGCTAACGTAATTGTAATCGGCTGACCGGTATTTAAATCCCACGCCTGTGCATTTGCTAAAGTAACGAAATTACTGCTAGTCACATCGCCAAGATTAATTGTAAACGGATAAGCTTTTACAAATTCTTGATTAGCTGTATCAATCACCGTATTTGGTGCGTCGGTAATTAATACCAAAACATGTACTGGGTTTGCTTGGTTGCCATCAGCATCTTCCGCATTCACCGTCACATCATACACACCGGCAACACTGCTATCAACAACCGTTTCAAAGTCGCTGGTTATTGTGCCCGGCTCATCGAGTACCGCGTTCACATCTGCTAAGAATTCAGCATCAGTTTTCACTGTATTCAGTGGATACTCAATTTGCGGATCAACGGTAATGACTGGTGGCACATCATCTTGTACTCGTACTGTAACAGTGAATGGATCCGCCACATTACCGGCAGTATCAGTTGCATTCAAGATAACCGTATATGTACCGCTAAGATTCATATCTACAGCTGTGTCGAAATCACTGGTAATTGTGCCCGGCTCATTCAATTGTGCATGAATATCAGTTAAGAACTCAGCTTCATCTTTCATATCACCGCGTACATAAATAATTGAAGCATCGGCAGTAATCACTGGTTTTGTTGTATCAATAACATGTACGGTAACAGTCACTGGTGTTGCCTGGTTACCAGATATATCCATTGCTTGTAAAGTAACGATATAGTCGCCAACCACATTTAAATCAACAACACTTGCGAAATCACTGGTTACGCCACTGCCATCATCAGTAGTCGCATTGATATCTGTTAAGAATTGCGCCTCAGTAATTGTTGCAGTCCGCTCGTAAGTATATTCACTATCAGCACTGATTACCGGCGGAATATCATCATCCACGGTAATGCGAACGGTGATTGATGTTCCTTTTGCGCTCGCAAAAGTGACATCATAGCTTCCTCCGCTCGTCGGCTTGCTGCTCGTCATAGTCACCGCAACATTGCTGCCATCGGCCAAATTCCATGCCTGCGCCTGTGCCAAGGCTACGAAATCAGCAGTTTCAACATCACTCAAATTAATAATAAATGGATATGCGGCAATCATTTCGTTATTGTTATTATCAACAACCGTATTATCACTATCGGTAATAACCACTTGCGCAGTAACAACATTCGAAGCATTACCAGCAGTATCAGCACCGCTAAGAGTAACGGTATATACGCCAACAGCATTGAAATCAACCACAGTCGCAATATTACTGCTAATCGTTCCCGGCTCATCTAATACCGCATGAATATCAGCTAAGAATTGAGCTTCACTTACCACTGTCCCTTTTTCATAAGCAATCGAACTATCCGCAGTTAATGTCGGCGCTACATCATCAACAACCGTCACATTAACAGTAATTGATGTTCCTTGTGAAGTAGCAAATGTCACCGGATATGTACCGCCGGCTGTCGGTTTCGTACTCGTCATACTCACCGCCACATTCGAGCCATCAACTAAACTCCAGCCTCTAGCCTGTGCCAGGGTCACGAAATCAGCCGCTGCTACATCAGAAAGATTAACTGTGAATGGATAAGCACGAATCATTTCATCATAACTTGGATCAATTTTAGTATTATCACCATCAGTAACAACAACCCGGACACTCACTTGATTTGAAGCATTTCCGACCGTATCCTGACCGCTTAGTGTCACCACATAAACACCGGCAGTATTCATATCGACAACACTCGCGAAATCACTACTGATTGTTCCCGACTCATTTAAGACCGCATTGACATCTACTAAGAAACCTGCTTCATCTTTAACGGTTGCTTTTGCATAGATAATCCGTGCGTCGGCTGTCAATACCGGTGGCACATCATCAACGACCGTTACTGGAACACTAATTGATGTTCCTTTTGTTGTCGCAAATGTCACCGTGTGCACGCCGCCAACTGTTGGTTTTGCACTTGTCATGGTAACTGCAACATCACTGCCATCAGCTAAACTCCACGCTTGTGCACTCGCTAAATCAACAAAGTTTGCACTCGCAACTGCTGATAAATGAATACTAAACGGATAAGCGGCAATCAGCTCTTCATTGGTTGGATTAATAATCGTATTGCTGCCATCAAGAACCGCAACCCGGACGCTCACAACATTCGAAGCATTTCCGGCACTATCTTGACCGCTAATATCAACAAAGTACACGCCAACAACATTTAAATTAACCACTGTTTCAAAGTTACTGCTAATTGTTCCTGGCTCATCCAAGGTCGCATTCACATCACTCAGGAATCCGGTATCTGCTTGAGACGTACCTAACTCATATTCAAAGCTTACATCTGCAGTCAGTACCGGTGGTACATTATCAACTACCGTTACATCAATAGTAATTGCCGTTCCTTTTGTTGTCGCAAATGTCATTGGATACGTACCACCTGTTGTCGGTTTGGTACTTGTTAAACGCACCGCAACATCACTGCCATCAACTAAGCTCCAGCCTCTGGCATTCGCTAAAGTAACGAAGTCCGCTGCGGCTACATCTGAAAGATTGATGGTAAATGGATAAGCAGCAATCATTTCCGCATTCGCTTCATCAATAACTGTATTTTCACTATCAGTCACATTCACCCGGACAATAATATCATTTGCATGATTGCCGGCAGTATCACTACCGCTTACTGTCACAAAGTAAATACCAACTGTATTTAAATCTGCTGGATCAAAATCACTGGTAATTGTTCCTGGCTCATTCAACGCCGCATGAATATCACTCAAGAATTCCGCTTCGGTTTTAGTTGTATTGACCTCATAACTCATTACCGAATCAGCTGTTAAAATTGGCGCTACATCATCAATAACCGTCACATTGACTGTTATTGATGTCCCTTTTGCAGTTTCAAACGTTACCACAAACACGCCACCGATTGCCGGCTTATTTCCTGACATCGAAACCGGAACTATTGAACCACTTTCCAAATCCCAAGCCTTAGCATCGGCAAGCGCTACAAAATCTGCTGCCGCAACTTGTGATAAGTGAATAGTAAATGGATACGCACGAATCATTTCATCATTAGTATTGTCAATAACGGTATTCTCATCATCAGTAACTAATACTCGCACGACAACACTGTTAGATGCATTATTGTCATTATCAACACCATTTAGGGTAACATTGTAAACACCAGCCGTATTCAGGTCAACAACTGTCGCAAAATCACTACTGATTGTTCCCGGTTCATCAAGAGCTGCATGCACATCTGCTAAGAACTGCGCTTCTGTTTTAGCTGTGCCCAAAGTATAGGTCACACGCTCATCAGCGCTCAAAGTTGGTGCTCCGGTATCCACAATCGTTACCGTCACCGTCACCGGAGTAGCTGCATTACCAGCCGTATCTGTCGCATTCAAAGTAACTGTGTATGTACCGCTAACATCCATATTGACCACGGTCGCAAAATCACTGGTAATCGTACCCGGCTCATTTAAAGTCGCCGCCACATCAACCAAGAATTGTGCCTCAAGTTTATTGCTGCCGCGTTCATAAGTAATCGCACTGCTTGCGGTAATAATTGGTGCCACATC comes from Culicoidibacter larvae and encodes:
- a CDS encoding membrane lipoprotein lipid attachment site-containing protein; this translates as MKRLFLGAIVAVLVLTGCSQPQEPVSETTANNTGSELDDASILFERVAGSSYVDNDFFITNWDYDNNISSLLGIHETTYDEIDNVKNGDYINSESNGYVYKFDRDELNNRLELGLGNFTQRIDADVIGNLLVIDKDAESFSIELKDYNNSPYILIAGGSLNATIKQGDYYYMLVMQHRNTVDAYTPLVLYRYSISAKKIDEIGKVGDIPGRGFPAPIITLFKDDKDVYVRLFKDIYKVADSIDPIGVSFQDKTAVVSNIEFYNNNYYAVVIEDMIYKIVTWDKEWNRLETTEINNRENNDYADYADIYQIRIEGKQVKMLGTILADGGASGQEYRFYTYDINSKAVKHTQTISQ
- the hydF gene encoding [FeFe] hydrogenase H-cluster maturation GTPase HydF, whose protein sequence is MQKTPLSNRLHIALIGPMNAGKSSLMNALSGQDLAIVSEVAGTTTDPIVKAVEIIGLGPVAFIDTAGLNDKSELGAARVKKTKQMLKRANAVCLVFDASNFNEAEIAEVTATSPVSDAQTILIFNKIDKLSAEERSALNQKFPDALLISAEQNFGTDMVRDALIQCLQDIQEEHLIGDLLPPGSIIILVTPIDSEAPKGRLILPQVQVLRDCLDYGHLTTVVQVDELAKAIEVMQPDIVITDSQAFKEVATIVPDDIFLTSFSILFARQKGDLQYFVNSLQDLDTLTNPRVAIIESCSHNFTHEDIGRFKIPNFLKKKFGENISIDFYMGNDFVERMDDYDLLIHCGGCMTNRQTIQSRVETAREYETPMINYGMFLAYATGTLDRALLFFEDKI
- the hydG gene encoding [FeFe] hydrogenase H-cluster radical SAM maturase HydG: MKSFIDHDIISEALAAQKADDATLAAILAKAEKSEPLSQTEVAQLLLVEDAGHIAEMNRIAGEIKDRIYGRRVVMFAPLYVSDYCVNNCSYCGYSHKNQFNRRRLSMDEIKREVEILESMGHKRLALEAGEDPVNCDIDYITDAMEAIYSVQKGNGSIRRINVNIAATTVENYKKLESKGIGTYILFQETYDDTAYLEHHQGGPKRNYLYHLTAFDRAMEAGIEDVGGGVLFGLADYRSEVLALLQHNAHLEEVYGVGFHTVSVPRLKKALGMDLAQYPHIVTDEQFKRIVTVLRLALPYVGIILSTRETPEIRDELLRCGISQLSAGSVTGVGGYEERENGEDISQFSVDDERSPIEIIKSLVDSGYIPSYCTACYRSGRTGDRFMQLAKSGKIGYVCEPNALMTLLEYIQDYGDDELKAKGYKFIDEHAKTIDNPKVREMTLSRIERLKNGERDLYV